The stretch of DNA TCGGCAAAAGCAAGGGGTACAATAAGTGCAAAAGTTTGTCTGGAGAGCATTAAGAACAAGGTCAAAATGGGCACTAATATTGTGTATGTTAATACCGTCACCGCACTGCCTAAGCCATGCATCAGGGTGGTACCCATTTCACCGCCTAAAATGGAACCTTCAATCACTTCCACCTTTTGAATTTTAGGTCCCACGGTCGGTTGCGTCGGTGAAACGTCTTTCGTAATACTGCTAAACGTTTCGATATAATGCTTAATATTATCATTTAAAGAATTATAGTACTGAATCAGGGCGCGTTTTGACTCCTGTAATTCATATAAAATTCCGGCTGAAAAATATCCTAAGATTGTGATCAGTAACACAAATGCGAGTACTGAGACCACAATCAGCGCTGACGCCGCTATGGGCCCGGGGACTTTATGGCTTTTCAAATAATCAAACCACGGATCTAGCAGCGCAAATAAAAGCAGGGAACAAATAACCCACAAAAACACCCCGGGGGCGGCGTGAATCAATGTCCCTACCGATAAAAATGCTAAGATCCAAAGAGGCAGTATAAGATATTTTGCAGGCGAATTTTCAGTCATGACCGATTCTTCGCCTTATCTTAAAAACTCTCAAGACATTTAATTATAGACCCAAATCATAACGATCCGCGTGCATAACTTTGGCCCAGGCGCCAATAAAGGTATGGATAAACTTTTCTTCGCCATCATCCGCCGCATAAACCTCGGATAATGAACGCAATTCAGAGTTTGATCCAAAAACTAAGTCCACTCGCGTTCCCGACCATTTTTCTTTTCCGGTCTTACGATCAATTCCAATGTATTCACCCGGAACAGATGATGGCTTCCACTCAGTTCCCATATCCAGCAACTTCACAAAGAAGGCATTTGTCAGCGTTGCTGGCTTAGAGTCAAAATTTCCATGTTTCACTTTTTTATGATTCGTATTTAAAGCACGCATCCCGCCGATCAAAGCCGTCATCTCAGGCGCTGTTAAATTCATCAATTGGGCCCGATCGATAAGCATTTCAGCAGCGTGCTCTCCGGCACCTTCTTTTGAGAAGTTACGGAAGCCGTCGGCTGAAGGCTCTAGGGCGGCAAATGACTCAATATCCGTTTGTTCTTGCGTGGCATCCACACGTCCAGGAATAAAGGGAACCTTCACCTTGTATCCATTTTTTTTGGCAGCTTCTTCGATGGCGGCACATCCGCCCAAGACTATCAGATCGGCCATGGAAACTTTGGTTTTACCTTTGTTGAAAGCTGTTTGCACTTCTTCAAGTTTAGTTAAAACTTTATTTAACTCTTTAGGTTCGTTCACTTCCCAATCTTTCTGCGGGGCTAAACGAATACGCGCACCGTTAGCACCTCCACGCATATCTGATTGACGAAACGTGGACGCCGAAGCCCAAGCTGTTGTGACCAACTGATCAATGCTTAATCCTGATTTAAGGATTTTCTTTTTTAAAACTTCAACATCTTTTGCCGTCAGTTTAGGGCCTTTGGCCTTGGGCAACGGGTCTTGCCAAATAAGATCTTCTTTCGGCACTTCCGGCCCAAGATAACGAGTTGAAGGTCCCATATCACGATGGGTCAGTTTAAACCAAGCTCGAGCAAATGCATCTGCAAAAGCCTTAGGATCTTTATGGTAACGGCGAGAGATCGCTTCGTATTTTTTATCAAACTTTAAAGCAAGATCGGCTGTCGTCATCATCGGGCGATGTTTTTTCCCTTTAACATGAGCGTCAGGGATCATATCTTTTTCTTCACAGTTTTTTGCCGCCCACTGATGAGCGCCCGCGGGGCTTTTAACAAGCTCCCAATCATATTTAAACATCATATCAAAGTAGCCGTTATCCCATTTCGTGGGATTTGGTTTCCAAGCTCCTTCAATACCACTGGTTGTCGTATGCGCCCCTTTGCCCGTTTCAAAATTATTAATCCATCCAAAACCCATGTGATGAAGTTCAGCACCTTCAGGTTCCGCGCCCACTTTTTTTGGATCCCCGGCGCCATGCGCTTTACCAAAAGTATGCCCCCCGGCGATCAGGGCAACAGTTTCTTCATCGTTCATCGCCATACGAAAGAAAGTTTCACGAATATCGCGCGCGGATGCGACAGGATCTGGCTTCCCATTCGGTCCCTCAGGATTGACGTAAATAAGACCCATTTGGACAGCCGCAAGCGGATTATCTAATTCACGATCTCCTTTATATCGTTTATCTCCTAACCATTCCGTTTCAGATCCCCAAAAAATATCCTCACCTGGTTCCCAGGTATCAACGCGGCCCCCAGAAAAACCAAAAGTTTTAAAACCCATAGATTCTAAAGCGACGTTTCCCGCAAGAATCATTAAATCCGCCCAAGAAATCTTTCGACCGTATTTCTTTTTAATCGGCCAAAGTAATCGACGTGCTTTATCGAGGTTTCCGTTATCAGGCCAACTGTTTAAAGGAGCAAAACGCTGACCACCTGAGCGTGATCCCCCTCGACCATCAAAAGTACGATACGTGCCCGCACTATGCCACGCCATACGGATGAACAAACCTCCGTAATGCCCCCAGTCCGCGGGCCACCAGTCTTGGGAATCGGTCATAAGTTTGTGTAAGTCTTTTTTTAGCGCTTTATAATCAATTTTTTTAAATTCTGCCGCGTAATCAAACTCTGTATCCATGGGGTTTGATTTTGCAGAATGCTGATGCAAAATTCTTAAATTTAATTGTTT from Bdellovibrio bacteriovorus encodes:
- a CDS encoding AI-2E family transporter, whose amino-acid sequence is MTENSPAKYLILPLWILAFLSVGTLIHAAPGVFLWVICSLLLFALLDPWFDYLKSHKVPGPIAASALIVVSVLAFVLLITILGYFSAGILYELQESKRALIQYYNSLNDNIKHYIETFSSITKDVSPTQPTVGPKIQKVEVIEGSILGGEMGTTLMHGLGSAVTVLTYTILVPILTLFLMLSRQTFALIVPLAFAEPQRAQNMWLKIIAANRAFFLGNLVLAAVSFPLFTVLFFAFSLKSPLTMAALSSVFNLVPFLGAVLAGFLPTLDLISQNGSLAMTLLLFGLCILIHFIIANFITPRVLGSKVDLNAVVSTIAIIVWGELWGPVGILLGIPITATIKIIFEESGYPWLHWIAALMSEQPDRILKLGAGRRLPTDKTI
- the katG gene encoding catalase/peroxidase HPI; translated protein: METEKPKCPFSTGRVANAVNSSQSNRHWWPKQLNLRILHQHSAKSNPMDTEFDYAAEFKKIDYKALKKDLHKLMTDSQDWWPADWGHYGGLFIRMAWHSAGTYRTFDGRGGSRSGGQRFAPLNSWPDNGNLDKARRLLWPIKKKYGRKISWADLMILAGNVALESMGFKTFGFSGGRVDTWEPGEDIFWGSETEWLGDKRYKGDRELDNPLAAVQMGLIYVNPEGPNGKPDPVASARDIRETFFRMAMNDEETVALIAGGHTFGKAHGAGDPKKVGAEPEGAELHHMGFGWINNFETGKGAHTTTSGIEGAWKPNPTKWDNGYFDMMFKYDWELVKSPAGAHQWAAKNCEEKDMIPDAHVKGKKHRPMMTTADLALKFDKKYEAISRRYHKDPKAFADAFARAWFKLTHRDMGPSTRYLGPEVPKEDLIWQDPLPKAKGPKLTAKDVEVLKKKILKSGLSIDQLVTTAWASASTFRQSDMRGGANGARIRLAPQKDWEVNEPKELNKVLTKLEEVQTAFNKGKTKVSMADLIVLGGCAAIEEAAKKNGYKVKVPFIPGRVDATQEQTDIESFAALEPSADGFRNFSKEGAGEHAAEMLIDRAQLMNLTAPEMTALIGGMRALNTNHKKVKHGNFDSKPATLTNAFFVKLLDMGTEWKPSSVPGEYIGIDRKTGKEKWSGTRVDLVFGSNSELRSLSEVYAADDGEEKFIHTFIGAWAKVMHADRYDLGL